Within the Leptogranulimonas caecicola genome, the region TCAAAACTTTTGGGGATTTGAAGCTGCCGCTGGCGCTGACTTCTGTGGATATTCTCACCGGCGAGCTATGCGTGTTCACGGGAACGGATGGGTATTTCTCGGGGCCGGCGGGGTCGTGGAAGTGGATTCCGGGCGATCACGATTTGGCGAGCTGCATTGCGGCTTCGGGAGCATACCCGCTGGTAGTGCAACCTTTGTCCTTTGAGGGGCATACGCTGGTAGACGGCGGATGTCGCATGAATCTGCCCACGCCGCTGTTTGACCGGTCCACGGTGGACGGGGTTGTGGCAGCGCACATGCTTAGGACCTTTGAACCGGCGGATGATCTGACGGTCTTGAACCTCATGACCAAGTGCATGAATTATGGCGCTCAACAGCTGGAGATTCTCTACGCGCAGGCGGCAGACGTCGAGGTGAACATCCCTGTGCCGGGTGAGGAGACGTTCAATCCGGGCAACGGTCAGGGTGTCATCGATTTTGCGCGGGTGTGGCTGAAGGAGCATCCGGTGGACTGGTCGGCGGCACATCCGAGCCTGCTGGACTCTGTGCGTCGTGGCGCCGCGGACTATCTGAGCAGGCTGTTTAGGAACGCGCAGGAGTCGGTGAGCCAATAACGTGCGACGAGCCCCAGAGCGCGCGAATGGATGGCGCTCTGGGGCTCGCT harbors:
- a CDS encoding patatin-like phospholipase family protein, with protein sequence MASNHREGVGLALAGGGWRSFSEVAVLEDMERNNLKVAAVAGTSMGALVATLVASGLSSSDIESLLLELDKSVADAGIIKTMKRHVLSAVTHQGFLGDGVLMDQVAPLLEKVGVKTFGDLKLPLALTSVDILTGELCVFTGTDGYFSGPAGSWKWIPGDHDLASCIAASGAYPLVVQPLSFEGHTLVDGGCRMNLPTPLFDRSTVDGVVAAHMLRTFEPADDLTVLNLMTKCMNYGAQQLEILYAQAADVEVNIPVPGEETFNPGNGQGVIDFARVWLKEHPVDWSAAHPSLLDSVRRGAADYLSRLFRNAQESVSQ